Proteins encoded together in one Canis lupus familiaris isolate Mischka breed German Shepherd chromosome 25, alternate assembly UU_Cfam_GSD_1.0, whole genome shotgun sequence window:
- the LOC119865824 gene encoding protein SDA1 homolog, whose protein sequence is MSNRNNNKLPSNLPQLQNLIKRDPPAYVEEFLQQYNHYESNVAVFKLQPNKPSKELAELVMFMAQIGHCYPEHLSNFPQELKDLLSYNHTVLDPDLRMTFCKALILLRNKNLINPSSLLELFFELLRCHDKLLRKTLYTHIVTDIKNINAKHKNNKVNIVLQNFMYTMLRDSNATAAKISLDVMIELYKRNIWNDAKTVNVITTACFSKVTKILVAALTFFLGKDEEEKQDSDSESEDEGPTARDLLVQYATGKKSSKNKKRLEKAMKVLKKQKKKKKPEVFNFSAIHLIHDPQDFAEKLLKQLESSTERFEVKMMLMNLISRLVGIHELFLFNFYPFVQRFLQPHQREVTKILLFAAQASHHLVPPEIIQSVLMTVANNFVTDKNSGEVMTVGINAIKEITARCPLAMTEELLQDLVQYKTHRDKNVMMSARTLIQLFRTLNPKMLQKKFRGKPTEASIEARVQEYGELDAKDYIPGAEVLEVGKEENAENVEDGWESTSLSEEADADGEWIDVHHSSDEEQQEIFKKLNGMPMEERKAKAAAISTSRVLTQEDFQKIRIAQMRKELDATPGKAQKRKYIEIDNDEEPRGELLSLRDIERLHKKPKSDKETRLATAVAGKTDRKEFVRKKTKMNPFSSSTNKEKKKQKNFMMMRYSHNVRSKNKRSFREKQLALRDALLKKRKRMK, encoded by the coding sequence ATGTCTAACAGAAACAATAACAAGCTGCCCAGCAACCTGCCACAGTTACAGAATCTGATCAAGCGGGATCCGCCCGCCTACGTCGAGGAGTTTCTACAGCAGTATAATCACTACGAATCCAATGTGGCGGTTTTTAAATTACAACCAAATAAACCTAGCAAAGAACTGGCAGAGCTAGTGATGTTTATGGCACAGATTGGTCACTGCTACCCAGAACATTTAAGTAACTTTCCCCAAGAGCTGAAAGATCTTCTCTCCTACAATCACACTGTCTTGGATCCAGATCTTCGAATGACATTTTGCAAAGCTTTGATCTTGCTGAGAAATAAGAATCTCATCAATCCATCAAGTTTGCTAGAACTTTTCTTTGAACTTCTGCGTTGCCATGATAAGCTTCTGCGAAAGACTTTATACACACATATTGTCACTGATATCaagaatataaatgcaaaacacaagaacaataaagtgaatattgtgTTGCAGAATTTCATGTATACCATGTTAAGAGATAGCAATGCAACTGCAGCCAAGATATCTTTGGATGTGATGATTGAACTCTACAAAAGAAACATCTGGAATGATGCCAAAACTGTCAATGTGATCACAACGGCATGTTTCTCTAAGGTCACCAAGATATTAGTTGCTGCTTTGACATTTTTCCTTGGGAAAGATGAAGAGGAGAAACAGGACAGCGACTCAGAATCCGAGGATGAAGGACCAACAGCAAGAGACCTGCTAGTGCAGTATGCCACGGGGAAGAAAAGctccaaaaacaagaaaaggttGGAAAAGGCTATGAAAGtgctcaagaaacaaaaaaagaagaagaaaccagaggTGTTTAACTTTTCAGCTATTCATCTGATTCATGATCCCCAAGATTTtgcagaaaaattattaaaacaactaGAGAGCTCTACGGAGAGGTTTGAGGTGAAAATGATGCTCATGAACCTCATCTCCAGATTGGTGGGAATTCATGAGCTTTTTCTCTTCAACTTCTATCCCTTTGTACAAAGATTTCTGCAGCCCCACCAAAGAGAAGTAACAAAGATCCTTCTGTTTGCTGCCCAAGCATCTCATCACTTAGTACCCCCAGAGATCATTCAGTCAGTGCTCATGACTGTGGCCAACAATTTTGTCACCGACAAGAATTCTGGGGAGGTCATGACAGTAGGAATCAATGCTATAAAAGAAATAACAGCTCGATGTCCTCTAGCCATGACTGAAGAACTTCTCCAAGACCTAGTTCAGTATAAAACACACAGAGATAAGAATGTGATGATGTCTGCTAGAACTTTGATTCAGCTCTTCCGAACACTGAATCCTAAGATGTTGCAGAAGAAATTCCGGGGCAAGCCTACAGAGGCCTCCATAGAAGCAAGAGTGCAAGAATATGGAGAATTAGATGCTAAAGATTACATTCCAGGAGCAGAAGTTCTAGAagttggaaaagaagagaatgctGAAAATGTTGAAGATGGGTGGGAAAGTACCAGTCTCAGTGAGGAGGCAGATGCTGATGGTGAGTGGATTGATGTGCATCATTCTTCTGATGAAGAGCAGCAAGAAATATTCAAGAAGCTCAACGGGATGCCCATGGAGGAGCGGAAAGCCAAAGCTGCAGCCATTAGCACGAGCCGAGTTCTAACTCAGGAAGACTTCCAGAAAATCCGCATAGCCCAAATGAGGAAAGAACTCGACGCTACCCCAGGGAAAGCCCAAAAGAGGAAATATATTGAAATAGATAATGATGAGGAGCCCAGGGGTGAGTTACTTTCTCTTCGGGACATTGAACGCCTTCATAAAAAGCCAAAATCTGACAAGGAGACAAGACTAGCAACAGCAGTGGCTGGAAAGACAGACCGAAAAGAATTTGtgaggaagaaaaccaaaatgaacCCATTTTCCAGTTCcacaaataaagagaagaaaaaacagaagaactTTATGATGATGCGATATAGCCATAACGTCCGGTCAAAAAACAAGCGTTCCTTCCGAGAAAAGCAGCTGGCACTACGAGATGcacttttgaaaaagagaaaaagaatgaagtaa